A portion of the Corynebacterium jeikeium genome contains these proteins:
- a CDS encoding DivIVA domain-containing protein: MPLTPADVHNVAFSKPPIGKRGYNEDEVDQFLDLVEDALGELQDENAELRQRVEDLEGQLEQGGGADYAASGAAAAAPAVDEDKLRKEIEQELRAEYNERLSAQQQEIEAHYQDRLDALEKRASEAEASAQQASSAAAEQPQAVAASTGTESQEVSLRAARILQAAQDTADRVTTDADAEANKLVTEARENADRTVAEANEEAERTITNARNEAEATLADAKERSEQLLADARNESESTLTDARQRSEQMISDADARSNATITAAQQKATALQDDAERKHHEIMTTVKEQQTALEGRIEELHIFEREYRTRLKTFLESQLDDLNSRESAAPADGYNN; the protein is encoded by the coding sequence ATGCCGTTGACTCCGGCTGATGTGCATAATGTGGCTTTCAGCAAGCCTCCGATTGGCAAGCGTGGTTACAACGAGGACGAGGTCGATCAGTTCCTCGACCTCGTAGAGGACGCACTGGGTGAGCTCCAGGATGAAAACGCTGAGCTGCGCCAGCGCGTTGAGGACCTTGAAGGTCAGCTAGAGCAGGGTGGCGGCGCAGACTACGCTGCTTCCGGTGCTGCCGCTGCGGCGCCGGCTGTCGATGAGGACAAGCTGCGCAAGGAAATTGAGCAGGAGCTGCGCGCTGAGTACAACGAGCGCCTGAGCGCTCAGCAGCAGGAGATTGAGGCTCACTACCAGGATCGTCTGGATGCTCTTGAGAAGCGTGCTTCTGAGGCAGAGGCTTCTGCACAGCAGGCTTCCTCCGCAGCTGCGGAGCAGCCGCAGGCAGTTGCAGCAAGCACCGGCACCGAGTCGCAGGAAGTTAGCCTCCGCGCTGCTCGTATCCTGCAGGCTGCTCAGGACACCGCTGATCGCGTCACCACTGACGCCGACGCTGAGGCCAACAAGCTTGTCACCGAGGCTCGTGAAAACGCTGACCGCACCGTGGCAGAGGCCAATGAAGAGGCCGAGCGCACTATCACCAACGCTCGCAATGAGGCAGAAGCAACTTTGGCTGATGCCAAGGAGCGCAGTGAGCAGCTGTTGGCTGATGCCCGCAACGAGTCTGAGTCGACCCTCACTGACGCTCGCCAGCGCAGCGAGCAGATGATCAGCGACGCAGACGCTCGCTCTAACGCCACCATCACCGCAGCGCAGCAGAAGGCAACCGCGCTGCAGGACGATGCAGAGCGCAAGCACCACGAGATCATGACCACCGTCAAGGAGCAGCAGACCGCTCTGGAGGGGCGCATCGAGGAGCTGCACATCTTCGAGCGCGAGTACCGCACCCGCCTGAAGACCTTCCTGGAGTCCCAGCTCGACGACCTGAACTCTCGCGAGTCGGCTGCCCCGGCCGACGGCTACAACAACTAA
- a CDS encoding YggT family protein, giving the protein MSSLLLVLLILLKLFTYLLLARIVIEMIQSFSRSWRPGRVFSSIGEVVFVITDPPVKLLRRLIPPMPMGNVMVDMSVLVLFFILMILRMVLQVALGAVV; this is encoded by the coding sequence GTGTCTTCACTACTGCTAGTTCTGCTAATCCTGCTGAAGCTTTTCACCTATCTGCTGTTGGCTCGCATTGTGATTGAAATGATTCAGTCATTTTCTCGCTCTTGGCGACCAGGCAGGGTGTTTTCGTCGATTGGCGAAGTTGTTTTTGTCATTACCGACCCGCCGGTGAAGCTGTTGCGCCGACTCATCCCGCCTATGCCGATGGGCAACGTGATGGTGGACATGTCTGTGCTTGTTTTGTTCTTCATCCTTATGATTCTGCGAATGGTGCTGCAGGTAGCTCTCGGCGCGGTGGTGTAA
- a CDS encoding DUF552 domain-containing protein, with protein MADFFRGVSNFFGLTPTDDAAYDEHYDEFDRRDEERFDDSYADSRRAERHRYELREEAPREAASVNSREEDYRYGNLHSVAETKEPEQVFIKPESGFQDKYSKAPDIGSHFRDGDIVTFDLSELDPSEAKRYVDFVAGLVFGLRGRIKADGSVFTLYPHGCDVNEGQFDRMSG; from the coding sequence ATGGCTGATTTCTTCCGTGGGGTTTCAAATTTCTTCGGTCTTACCCCGACTGATGACGCGGCTTACGACGAGCACTACGACGAGTTTGACCGCCGGGACGAGGAGCGTTTTGATGACTCCTATGCCGACTCGCGTCGTGCGGAGCGTCACCGCTACGAGCTGCGCGAAGAGGCTCCACGTGAGGCTGCAAGTGTGAACTCCCGCGAGGAGGACTACCGCTACGGCAACCTGCACTCCGTTGCTGAGACCAAGGAACCGGAGCAGGTCTTCATCAAGCCGGAAAGTGGTTTCCAGGACAAGTACTCCAAGGCTCCGGACATCGGTTCGCACTTCCGCGACGGTGACATTGTCACCTTCGATCTGAGTGAGCTTGACCCATCTGAGGCTAAGCGCTATGTCGACTTCGTTGCTGGACTGGTTTTCGGTTTGCGCGGTCGAATCAAGGCTGACGGCTCCGTGTTCACCCTGTACCCGCATGGCTGCGATGTCAACGAGGGCCAGTTCGACCGGATGTCCGGCTAG
- the pgeF gene encoding peptidoglycan editing factor PgeF, translating into MTESRRSRKILTNRRGGFSLPPYDSFNLGDHVGDDPSAVERNRQRLADSLGIDRARFVYMEQLHTNTVTVVNEPQTEPVSATDAIVTTTPGLALVVLVADCVPVLLSDDYAGVAAAVHAGRTGARNGIVRKSVEKMIELGATPENIHALLGAAASGHNYEVPESMADDVDKHLPGAKMRTKQGTAGVDVRAGLMRQLYDLGVRHVNVEPSCTIDNEQYFSYRREGKTGRQAGIVILPEQG; encoded by the coding sequence ATGACTGAATCCCGCCGCAGCCGAAAAATTCTGACGAATCGGCGCGGCGGGTTTTCGCTGCCACCATATGATTCCTTCAATCTTGGAGATCATGTCGGCGATGACCCGTCCGCAGTCGAACGCAACCGCCAGCGCTTGGCCGATTCTCTGGGAATCGACCGTGCCCGCTTCGTCTACATGGAGCAGCTTCACACCAACACGGTCACCGTCGTCAACGAACCACAAACTGAGCCTGTCTCGGCTACCGACGCCATCGTCACGACCACGCCGGGTCTCGCGCTGGTAGTGCTCGTTGCCGATTGCGTTCCCGTCTTGCTTTCCGACGATTATGCGGGTGTCGCCGCTGCGGTACACGCAGGGCGGACCGGTGCCCGCAACGGAATCGTTCGTAAATCTGTCGAGAAGATGATTGAGCTCGGTGCCACGCCCGAGAATATCCATGCGCTTCTCGGTGCGGCGGCTTCTGGCCACAATTACGAGGTGCCTGAGTCGATGGCCGATGACGTCGATAAGCATTTGCCCGGAGCGAAGATGCGAACGAAGCAGGGGACTGCCGGTGTCGACGTGCGCGCCGGCCTGATGCGTCAGCTCTATGACCTCGGTGTACGGCATGTCAATGTCGAGCCCAGCTGCACTATTGACAATGAGCAGTACTTTTCCTACCGGCGGGAGGGGAAGACTGGCCGTCAGGCGGGCATCGTAATCCTGCCTGAGCAGGGCTAA
- the ftsZ gene encoding cell division protein FtsZ, translating to MTSPNNYLAVIKVVGVGGGGVNAVNRMIEEGLKGVEFIAVNTDSQALMFSDADVKLDIGREATRGLGAGANPEVGRTSAEDHKDEIEETLKGADMVFVTAGEGGGTGTGAAPVVASIAKKSGALTVGVVTKPFDFEGKRRARQAAEGIETLKEVCDTLITIPNQRLLQIGEQDLSMMDAFRFADEILYNGVQGITDLITIPGMINVDFADVRSVMAEAGSALMGVGSARGDDRVMNAATQAINSPLLESTMDGAQGVLISVAGGSDLGLMEVNAAASIVEEKADPDANIIFGTIIDDNLGDEVRVTVIATGFEQGNGNPLDKPATGAAARPAAQDAEARPAAEQAPRQGSALPGGDNLGAPAPRAEEERPVAQPREREDRDRFVPRTNPNSGGLFTDNPTPRTQENRNYRGAHRDDRDDRRGGYQASSDLPEWGF from the coding sequence ATGACCTCCCCGAATAACTACCTCGCCGTTATCAAAGTCGTCGGTGTCGGCGGCGGTGGCGTCAATGCTGTCAACCGCATGATCGAGGAGGGGCTGAAGGGTGTCGAATTTATCGCAGTCAACACCGACTCGCAGGCCCTGATGTTCTCCGACGCTGATGTCAAGCTCGACATCGGGCGTGAGGCAACTCGTGGCCTGGGAGCTGGCGCTAACCCCGAGGTTGGCCGCACTTCCGCGGAAGACCACAAGGACGAGATTGAAGAGACCCTCAAGGGCGCCGACATGGTCTTCGTTACCGCAGGTGAGGGCGGTGGAACCGGTACCGGTGCAGCTCCGGTTGTCGCGAGCATCGCCAAGAAGTCCGGTGCCCTGACCGTCGGCGTGGTAACCAAGCCGTTCGACTTCGAGGGCAAGCGCCGTGCGCGCCAGGCCGCCGAGGGCATTGAAACCCTCAAGGAGGTCTGTGACACCCTTATCACCATTCCGAACCAGCGTCTGCTGCAGATTGGTGAACAGGATCTGTCCATGATGGACGCGTTCCGCTTTGCTGACGAGATTCTTTACAACGGTGTCCAGGGTATTACTGACCTGATTACCATTCCGGGCATGATTAACGTCGACTTCGCCGACGTCCGCTCGGTAATGGCTGAGGCTGGCTCGGCTCTGATGGGCGTTGGCTCCGCGCGCGGCGACGACCGTGTGATGAACGCCGCTACTCAGGCCATTAACTCCCCGCTGCTGGAGTCCACCATGGATGGTGCACAGGGTGTGCTTATTTCCGTCGCCGGTGGCTCCGACCTGGGCCTGATGGAGGTCAACGCCGCCGCGTCCATCGTGGAGGAAAAGGCTGATCCGGATGCCAACATCATCTTCGGTACCATCATCGACGACAACCTCGGTGACGAAGTTCGCGTCACTGTGATTGCTACCGGTTTTGAGCAGGGTAACGGCAACCCGCTGGACAAGCCAGCCACAGGTGCCGCTGCACGTCCGGCTGCACAGGATGCCGAGGCGCGTCCGGCCGCTGAGCAGGCACCGCGACAGGGCAGCGCACTGCCGGGCGGTGACAACCTCGGCGCTCCGGCCCCGCGTGCGGAGGAAGAGCGCCCGGTCGCACAGCCACGCGAGCGTGAGGATCGCGACCGCTTTGTCCCGCGCACCAACCCGAACAGCGGTGGTCTGTTCACCGATAACCCGACACCGCGTACGCAGGAAAACCGCAACTACCGTGGTGCTCACCGCGATGACCGCGACGACCGTCGTGGCGGCTACCAGGCTTCCAGTGACCTGCCGGAGTGGGGCTTCTAA
- a CDS encoding FtsQ-type POTRA domain-containing protein, with the protein MKTSRKQSQQTDGAGRGTTASRRRRSARAPRRGWLIGGGLVAIIAIVAAVVWFSPWLVVKNIDVEGVVHGDKDAIVEASGISENQKLIRLDTDASARSVAGQPWVDSVTVSRSWPQGVTISVREFTPVVFVRATDGEHLFSANGQEFVTAAPPPGVIEVVDAPRVDEPTDGKVDPEPRVIKAVLNVVKALPEPVAHRVERISAPSEAEIKLFLTDGYEVYFGSSDNAAEKARATEIVLNRGEKIWNVSNPRLPAAKGE; encoded by the coding sequence GTGAAAACCAGCCGAAAGCAATCTCAGCAGACCGATGGTGCAGGCCGGGGCACAACAGCGTCGCGGCGTCGGCGTTCAGCGCGCGCCCCGCGACGCGGCTGGCTCATCGGCGGTGGCCTGGTCGCGATTATCGCCATCGTTGCAGCGGTGGTGTGGTTTTCGCCGTGGCTGGTTGTGAAAAACATCGATGTTGAGGGCGTCGTCCACGGGGATAAAGACGCGATTGTCGAGGCCAGTGGTATCTCCGAGAATCAAAAGCTCATTCGCTTGGACACGGATGCCTCAGCGCGCTCCGTGGCGGGGCAGCCGTGGGTCGATAGCGTGACGGTCAGTCGTTCGTGGCCGCAGGGCGTGACTATTTCGGTACGGGAATTCACCCCGGTGGTGTTTGTCCGTGCCACTGACGGAGAGCACCTTTTTTCCGCAAATGGTCAGGAGTTCGTCACGGCAGCCCCGCCGCCGGGTGTCATTGAGGTTGTTGATGCACCTCGTGTGGATGAGCCAACAGACGGCAAAGTTGACCCCGAACCGCGCGTTATCAAGGCGGTTTTGAACGTCGTCAAGGCGTTGCCGGAGCCCGTCGCGCACCGTGTGGAGCGGATTAGTGCGCCTTCCGAGGCAGAAATCAAGCTATTTCTGACCGATGGATACGAGGTGTACTTCGGGTCCTCGGATAATGCGGCAGAAAAGGCACGCGCGACGGAGATTGTGTTGAACCGTGGCGAGAAGATTTGGAATGTCTCCAACCCCCGACTACCCGCTGCTAAGGGAGAGTAG
- a CDS encoding UDP-N-acetylmuramate--L-alanine ligase — protein MNVNFDDFQPVTGELPASVHMIGIGGAGMSGIARILLARGIRVTGSDVKESRAVVGLRAMGATIAIGHDRANLELAGEGELPDAVVISFAAIPKTNPELAGAHELDIPVLKRSDVLALLMQDSKALLIAGTHGKTSTTSMTVAALQAAGLDPSFAVGGLMSKAGVNAHQGSGDVFVAEADESDASLLTYQPEVAVITNIEPDHLDFFGDDETYYAVFDAFAERIKDGGHLVICAEDPHAAALGERAVERGINVLAYGGEEALAQHPTLPVGAVLHGWTPVGGGARVEATVGSTSVRFELHQPGRHMALNALAAMVGGDCVGADLGRMARGLGEFTGVRRRFDYHGSIGEGPFVGARIYDDYAHHPTEVSAVLGAARELVTEAGRGKVIAVFQPHLYSRTRNFADEFAAALSLADKAVLLDVFGAREEPLPGVDGALIANKMTIPVMYEPHFTSVPARVREIAEPHDVILTIGAGSVTMLADEIVRELSGDNDEQVES, from the coding sequence ATGAACGTTAATTTCGATGACTTTCAGCCGGTAACGGGAGAGCTGCCCGCAAGTGTCCACATGATTGGCATTGGCGGTGCCGGTATGTCCGGTATCGCTCGCATCCTGTTGGCTCGTGGCATTCGTGTTACCGGTTCCGATGTCAAGGAGTCCCGCGCGGTGGTGGGACTACGTGCGATGGGAGCCACCATCGCCATTGGCCATGACCGTGCGAATCTTGAGCTTGCTGGCGAGGGAGAGCTGCCGGACGCAGTGGTCATTTCCTTCGCTGCTATCCCGAAGACGAATCCGGAGCTGGCCGGTGCACATGAGCTGGACATTCCGGTGCTCAAGCGCTCCGATGTGTTAGCGCTGTTGATGCAGGACTCCAAGGCTCTCCTGATCGCCGGTACTCACGGCAAGACCTCGACTACGTCGATGACCGTCGCGGCTTTGCAGGCAGCTGGTTTGGATCCGTCTTTTGCCGTTGGCGGTCTGATGAGCAAGGCCGGTGTCAATGCTCACCAGGGCAGTGGCGATGTCTTTGTTGCTGAGGCCGATGAGTCGGATGCCTCGCTGTTGACCTACCAGCCGGAAGTGGCCGTAATTACCAACATCGAGCCCGATCACCTTGACTTTTTCGGTGACGACGAGACCTACTACGCCGTCTTTGACGCTTTTGCAGAGCGCATTAAGGATGGCGGTCATCTGGTCATCTGTGCTGAGGATCCGCATGCGGCCGCATTGGGCGAGCGCGCGGTGGAGCGCGGCATTAACGTGCTGGCTTATGGTGGGGAAGAAGCCTTGGCTCAACACCCGACGCTGCCGGTCGGTGCCGTTTTGCACGGCTGGACTCCGGTCGGTGGTGGTGCCCGCGTGGAGGCCACTGTTGGCTCGACATCGGTGAGGTTTGAACTTCATCAGCCCGGCCGTCACATGGCGCTCAACGCGCTGGCTGCAATGGTCGGTGGCGACTGCGTCGGGGCAGATTTGGGGCGTATGGCGCGCGGTCTCGGTGAATTCACCGGTGTTCGTCGCCGCTTTGACTACCACGGCAGTATCGGCGAGGGGCCATTTGTTGGTGCTCGTATCTACGACGACTACGCGCATCACCCGACCGAGGTCTCCGCAGTTCTGGGCGCAGCTCGGGAGTTGGTCACCGAGGCCGGTCGTGGCAAGGTCATCGCTGTGTTCCAGCCTCACTTGTACTCGCGTACTCGCAACTTTGCCGACGAGTTCGCTGCCGCCCTGTCTCTGGCGGACAAGGCCGTATTGCTCGATGTCTTCGGCGCCCGCGAGGAGCCACTGCCGGGCGTCGACGGCGCGCTCATTGCCAACAAAATGACCATCCCTGTGATGTATGAGCCGCATTTCACCAGCGTCCCGGCTCGCGTTCGCGAAATCGCCGAACCGCACGATGTCATTCTGACCATCGGCGCTGGCTCTGTGACGATGCTTGCCGACGAAATCGTGCGCGAGCTCAGCGGAGACAACGACGAACAGGTGGAGTCGTAG
- the murG gene encoding undecaprenyldiphospho-muramoylpentapeptide beta-N-acetylglucosaminyltransferase, with amino-acid sequence MADKNLGAAAGAKGASESEQFLKEDGSAPTIVVAGGGTAGHIEPALAVADAILNLQPEARVIALGTNRGLESTLVPARGYDLELIPPVPVPRKPTADLFKLPLNVARAVRETRKVFKRIDADAVIGFGGYVSAPAYMACRAGKKIPFLVHEANARAGLANKLGVALGGVGLAAVTGSGLKAEVVGNPVRASLAALDRDAKRAEAREFFGLPQEGPVLFVTGGSQGARSINEAVTGAAAELANAGVSVLHAYGKKNHVEVEAIREDAPYVAVPYIDRMDLAYSAADLILCRSGAMTVAEVSAVGLPAVYVPLPHGNGEQALNATDVIDAGGGILIADESLTAASVSDIVIPLVTSPEKLADGRRALANIGHGNAAENIARRVLSAAVNSKK; translated from the coding sequence ATGGCAGACAAGAATCTGGGCGCAGCCGCTGGGGCGAAAGGCGCTTCGGAGTCTGAGCAGTTTCTCAAGGAAGATGGCTCTGCTCCGACCATTGTGGTGGCCGGCGGTGGTACGGCTGGCCATATCGAACCCGCATTGGCTGTGGCGGATGCGATTTTGAACCTGCAGCCGGAAGCCCGCGTCATTGCACTCGGTACGAATCGGGGGTTGGAGTCGACCCTCGTACCGGCGCGAGGCTATGACCTGGAGCTGATTCCGCCAGTGCCGGTGCCGCGCAAGCCGACTGCGGATTTGTTCAAGCTGCCTCTCAACGTCGCTCGTGCGGTGCGTGAGACCCGCAAGGTTTTCAAGCGTATCGACGCTGATGCGGTCATCGGTTTTGGCGGCTACGTATCGGCACCGGCCTACATGGCGTGCCGTGCGGGGAAGAAGATTCCGTTCCTGGTTCACGAGGCCAACGCCCGTGCGGGCCTGGCCAATAAGCTCGGTGTCGCACTCGGGGGCGTCGGTTTGGCCGCCGTGACTGGCTCTGGCCTGAAGGCCGAGGTCGTCGGCAATCCCGTGCGTGCCAGCCTCGCGGCGTTGGACCGCGATGCCAAGCGTGCCGAAGCCCGCGAGTTCTTCGGTTTACCGCAGGAGGGACCGGTGCTCTTTGTCACCGGTGGTTCGCAGGGGGCACGTTCCATCAACGAAGCTGTTACCGGTGCAGCCGCAGAGCTCGCCAACGCCGGTGTATCTGTACTGCATGCCTACGGCAAGAAGAATCACGTCGAGGTCGAGGCTATCCGCGAGGACGCCCCCTATGTCGCTGTGCCGTACATCGACCGGATGGATCTGGCGTACTCCGCCGCCGACCTGATTTTGTGCCGTTCCGGTGCGATGACGGTGGCTGAAGTCTCAGCTGTCGGCTTGCCTGCGGTGTATGTACCGCTGCCACACGGAAATGGGGAACAGGCGCTCAACGCCACCGATGTCATCGATGCTGGTGGCGGTATTCTCATCGCCGACGAGTCGCTGACTGCGGCATCAGTTTCGGATATCGTGATTCCGCTGGTCACGTCCCCAGAAAAGCTTGCCGACGGGCGCCGCGCCCTGGCCAACATTGGACATGGTAACGCTGCGGAGAACATTGCCCGTCGGGTGCTGTCTGCGGCTGTGAACTCTAAGAAGTAA
- the ftsW gene encoding putative lipid II flippase FtsW produces MDNSRKARNLSASAATAQKGTKATSSQRPSSSSSSARERPAWVERFNDWKSRPLFDYHLLMIIVALLTSIGLVMVLSASMAIAGNDSGSVWSVFIRQLVMVVAGLISMWIVLRMRVELIRSLSTAALILSFVLLVLVIIPGIGIGLEETGARSWLSIGGITMQPSEIAKIALALWGSKLLAEKVRTAVSYTDLFGLFGAVSFVVLALVMLQRDLGMVASMAFVVVALAWFAGLPRVFITGLLAAAAFALVIFTVTAGFRSARIRVYLDSLLGNFNDVQGDAYQSYQGFLSLADGSLTGVGLGQSSAKWGYLPEAKNDFIFAIIGEETGFLGALMVILLYAALGWVGLRIAGRQNDPFLRLLAGTITAATVVQAFINIGYVVGALPVTGLQLPLISAGGTSAMVTLFSMGLLATCARHESEAVSAMQTSGRPGLDRFLGIPEPIPYDESRRHAPKVRAHRDPQRFGPPVVTSGARTPRGEGAQVRETYSGRADRPNRAGRSGGSRSGRGAAPQRGSRTSGSSGNSGSVRGREVDYSPRSDNGRTRGFTARSPRAGRSQGSWSSSSSGRGSRIRGEGRGGQSRSRQRPGRNNRNGGSAPRRRNR; encoded by the coding sequence ATGGATAACTCCCGCAAGGCTCGTAATTTAAGCGCTAGCGCCGCGACGGCACAAAAGGGGACGAAGGCTACCAGTTCACAGCGGCCTTCGTCGTCAAGCTCTAGTGCTCGAGAACGGCCGGCGTGGGTGGAGCGTTTCAACGACTGGAAGTCGCGTCCGCTGTTCGACTACCACCTACTGATGATCATCGTCGCGCTGCTGACGTCGATAGGCCTGGTGATGGTGCTGTCGGCATCCATGGCCATCGCGGGTAACGACTCGGGCAGCGTGTGGTCGGTGTTCATCCGTCAGCTGGTCATGGTGGTGGCGGGTCTTATCTCCATGTGGATCGTGCTGCGAATGCGGGTGGAATTGATTCGCTCGCTATCGACAGCAGCGCTGATTTTGTCCTTTGTGCTGCTGGTTTTGGTGATTATCCCCGGTATCGGCATCGGCCTGGAGGAAACCGGTGCGCGTTCGTGGCTGAGTATTGGTGGTATCACCATGCAGCCATCAGAAATCGCGAAAATTGCGCTGGCACTGTGGGGTTCGAAGCTGCTGGCTGAAAAGGTCCGCACTGCTGTGTCCTATACCGATTTGTTCGGGCTGTTCGGTGCGGTCAGCTTCGTGGTATTGGCACTGGTGATGCTGCAGCGTGACCTCGGCATGGTTGCTTCTATGGCGTTTGTCGTGGTGGCGTTGGCGTGGTTCGCTGGCCTGCCGCGCGTATTCATCACCGGGCTGCTTGCCGCTGCGGCGTTCGCCCTGGTGATCTTCACCGTCACCGCGGGTTTCCGTTCGGCTCGAATCAGGGTCTACTTGGACTCGCTGCTTGGTAACTTCAACGACGTGCAGGGCGATGCCTACCAGTCCTACCAGGGCTTTCTTTCGCTTGCCGACGGATCTCTCACCGGTGTCGGTCTCGGTCAGTCGAGCGCGAAGTGGGGATACCTACCGGAGGCGAAGAATGACTTCATTTTCGCCATTATCGGTGAGGAGACTGGTTTCCTCGGCGCGCTGATGGTTATTTTGCTCTACGCAGCGCTCGGCTGGGTGGGACTTCGTATCGCCGGTCGTCAGAACGATCCGTTTCTCCGTCTGCTCGCGGGCACGATTACTGCTGCAACCGTGGTGCAGGCTTTCATCAACATCGGCTACGTCGTTGGTGCGTTGCCAGTGACTGGTCTGCAGCTGCCGCTGATTTCCGCCGGTGGTACATCGGCGATGGTGACGTTGTTCTCGATGGGTCTGCTGGCCACATGTGCCCGCCACGAATCGGAAGCAGTCTCTGCAATGCAGACTTCGGGACGTCCGGGGCTGGACAGGTTCCTGGGTATTCCGGAGCCAATCCCATATGACGAATCGCGTCGCCACGCGCCGAAGGTGCGTGCCCATCGCGATCCGCAACGCTTCGGTCCTCCCGTGGTGACCAGTGGAGCGCGTACTCCTCGTGGCGAGGGAGCGCAGGTGCGGGAAACCTACAGTGGCCGAGCTGACCGACCCAATCGGGCCGGCCGTAGTGGAGGCAGCCGCAGTGGTCGAGGTGCCGCCCCGCAGCGTGGCTCCCGAACCTCCGGCAGCTCCGGAAATTCGGGCAGCGTTCGTGGCCGCGAAGTGGATTATTCCCCTCGTAGTGACAACGGACGGACGCGGGGATTTACGGCGAGGTCGCCGCGGGCTGGACGGTCACAGGGCTCCTGGTCGTCGTCAAGCTCAGGCCGGGGCAGTAGGATTCGGGGCGAAGGCCGTGGCGGACAGTCGCGTTCGCGCCAGCGCCCGGGCCGAAACAATAGGAACGGCGGTTCAGCACCGCGGAGGAGGAATCGATAA
- a CDS encoding UDP-N-acetylmuramoyl-L-alanine--D-glutamate ligase, with product MINSPDPTNLTDIRNLDLVATVRSGRVLVAGAGVSGRGAIAMLKDIGCPEVVVVDDSALGALVAADFSVRHVTTADARDELADAVAIVTSPGWRPTSPLFGAAAEAGVPVFGDVALAFAGDCAQLWGPKRTWLVVTGTNGKTTTTSMLAAMLGEQGAAVGNIGVALYDALTAEPRIEVLAAELSSFQLHWAPNIRPDAGVLLNLAEDHIDWHGSYENYGLDKTRALRGTVAIYGADDADVVEHVEKMLKNDELGNSVVGFTDGPPEAHQVGVRDGMIVDRAFGGGDAAADDSGPGIVIAPVAGISPPGRAGVLDAVAATAMARSIGTSPEQIAAALETFEVRAHRGQIVHKANDVVWIDDSKATNPHAADAALSGHERVVWIVGGQLKGAEISPLVAKHAHRLQAAVVLGVDRQLVSDALSRIAPAVPVVVIDDTDKVDAMAKVCMAASEYANPGDVVLLAPAAASLDMYSGMAERGDLFAQWAQKVTSTDG from the coding sequence ATGATTAACTCACCAGACCCGACCAACCTCACCGATATCCGAAATCTCGACTTAGTCGCTACGGTGCGCTCTGGTCGAGTTCTGGTGGCAGGAGCCGGAGTTTCCGGTCGCGGTGCCATTGCGATGCTCAAGGACATCGGCTGTCCGGAAGTTGTCGTCGTGGACGATTCCGCTCTCGGCGCACTGGTTGCCGCTGACTTTTCGGTTCGGCATGTCACGACCGCAGACGCTCGCGACGAGCTTGCCGACGCGGTTGCGATTGTGACCTCGCCGGGGTGGCGTCCGACCAGTCCGCTGTTCGGCGCCGCCGCTGAGGCCGGTGTCCCGGTATTCGGCGATGTGGCGCTGGCTTTCGCCGGCGACTGTGCCCAGCTGTGGGGGCCGAAACGTACCTGGCTGGTAGTCACCGGCACTAACGGCAAGACCACAACCACCTCCATGCTGGCCGCCATGCTCGGGGAGCAGGGCGCAGCTGTGGGCAACATTGGTGTGGCTCTGTACGACGCACTGACTGCTGAGCCTCGTATCGAGGTCTTGGCCGCAGAGCTGTCCAGCTTCCAGCTGCACTGGGCTCCAAACATTCGCCCAGATGCGGGAGTACTGCTGAACCTGGCGGAAGACCACATCGACTGGCACGGTTCTTACGAAAACTACGGTCTGGACAAGACCCGTGCGCTGCGCGGTACTGTCGCAATCTACGGTGCGGATGACGCAGATGTCGTCGAGCACGTGGAAAAGATGCTGAAAAACGACGAGCTCGGCAACTCCGTCGTGGGCTTTACCGATGGTCCCCCGGAGGCACACCAGGTCGGAGTTCGCGACGGCATGATTGTCGACCGCGCTTTTGGCGGCGGCGATGCCGCAGCTGACGACTCTGGTCCGGGCATTGTCATCGCACCGGTAGCGGGAATTTCTCCTCCCGGCCGGGCAGGTGTTCTCGACGCGGTGGCCGCCACTGCGATGGCGCGCAGTATCGGTACCTCACCGGAGCAAATTGCAGCGGCATTGGAGACTTTCGAAGTTCGCGCACACCGCGGTCAGATTGTCCATAAGGCAAATGATGTCGTGTGGATTGATGACTCCAAGGCCACCAACCCCCACGCTGCCGACGCTGCACTGTCCGGTCATGAGCGTGTCGTTTGGATCGTCGGTGGTCAGCTCAAGGGCGCGGAAATCTCTCCGCTAGTGGCGAAGCATGCTCATCGCCTGCAGGCCGCCGTGGTTCTGGGCGTCGATAGGCAACTAGTCAGCGATGCGCTCTCCCGCATCGCACCTGCTGTGCCGGTCGTTGTCATTGATGACACCGATAAGGTCGATGCCATGGCAAAGGTCTGTATGGCAGCTAGTGAATATGCCAACCCTGGGGATGTGGTGCTGTTGGCACCAGCTGCCGCCAGCTTGGACATGTACTCCGGTATGGCTGAACGTGGCGACTTGTTCGCGCAATGGGCGCAGAAGGTGACGTCAACTGATGGATAA